In the genome of Caballeronia sp. NK8, the window CGCGATTGATCGTGTCATCGATCATGTGCTGTTCCGAATCGAACCCACCGAAACGACCCATTTGTTGCGCCATTGCCGTGACAGCGGTAAGCGCGATGCTTGCGAAAACAATCCCAGCTACCATACATTTCATTTCGACTTCCTTAGTAATTTGAAAGATACCTTTCTGACCGACGACATGCGTCGCATGAAGAGCATCGCTTCGAATAACGCGCCGCTGTGGACGGCGTTGACGCATCTGCCGCGTGAAGGTGTGTCGGCTAATTACGAGATGTCAGGCACACGTAAGCCGCGTGCATAATATGGAGCTAATAGAGCGCGGCGACAATGCGTACATCGACAGGAGACGACCATGACAGCGGGCATGTACGAAGAAGGCCTTTCCAAGACGGCCGCCAATTTCGCGGCGCTCACGCCGCTCAACTTCATCGAGCGCGCGGCATCCGTGTATCCGGCGCGCCCCGCTGTCGTGCATGGCGACGTGCGGCGCAACTGGGCCGAAACCTACGCGCGCACGCGGCGGCTCGCCTCGGCGCTCGTTGCACGCGGCATCGGCCCCGGCGATACCGTCGCCGCGATGCTGCCGAACACGCCCGAAATGGTCGAAGCGCACTTCGGCGTGCCGATGTCAGGCGCCGTCCTCAACACGCTCAACACCCGGCTCGACGCCGCCACGCTCGCCTACATGCTCACGCATGGCGAAGCGAAGGCCGTGCTCGTCGATCGCGAGTTCGCGGACGTGATGAAGAAGGCGCTCACAAACGTGCCACAGAAGGTATTCGTCATCGACGTCGATGATCCGCAATACACCGGCGCGGGCGAGCGCATCGGCGAAATCGATTATGAGGCGCTGCTCGCGAGCGGTGATCCCGACTACGACTGGTCGCCGCCATCGGACGAATGGAACGCCATCTGTCTGAACTATACGTCGGGCACGACGGGCAACCCGAAGGGCGTCGTCTATCATCATCGCGGCGCGTATACGAATGCCATCAGCAACGTGCTCGAATGGGATATGCCGACACACGCCGTGTACTTGTGGACGCTGCCGATGTTCCATTGCAACGGCTGGTGCTTCCCGTGGACGGTCGCGGCGCGCGCGGGCGTGAACGTGTGCCTGCGCCGAGTCGAGGCGAAGTCCATCTTCGATCTGATCCGCAACGAAGGCGTCACGCACTATTGTGGCGCGCCGATCGTGCAGAACCTGCTCGTCAACGCGCCCGACGAGATGAAGACCGGCATCGAACAGAAAGTGAATGCGATGGTCGCGGGCGCCGCCCCGCCCGCCGCGATGATCGAAGGCATGGAGCGCATGGGCTTTCAGTTGACCCACGTGTATGGCCTCACCGAGGTGTATGGACCGGCTACCGTGTGCGCGCATCAGGCCGAATGGAGCGAACTCGATATCGGCGAGCGTGCGCGGCTCAATGCGCGGCAGGGCGTGCGCTATCACCTGCAGGATGCCGTGACCGTGCGCGATCCGATATCGATGGAACGCGTGCCGTCGGATGGCGAAACCATCGGCGAGATCATGTTTCGCGGCAACATCGCGATGAAGGGCTATCTGAAGAATCCGGCCGCGACCGAAGAAGCGTTTCGCGGCGGCTGGTTCCATACGGGCGATCTGGCCGTCGAGTATCCGGACGGTTATGTTCGCATCAAGGATCGCAGCAAGGACATCATCATCTCGGGCGGCGAGAACATTTCCAGCATCGAAGTAGAGGATGTGCTGTACCGGCATCCGGCGGTAAACGCGGTGGCCGTCGTCGCGAAACCGGATGAGCGCTGGGGTGAAACGCCTTGCGCATTCGTCGAACTAAAAGCGGGCGCGCATGTCAGCTCGCAGGAGCTGATCGCGCATTGCAAGACGCAGCTCGCGGGCTTCAAGGTGCCGCGCGCGATCGAGTTCTGCGAGTTGCCGAAAACATCTACGGGCAAGATCCAGAAGTTCGAGTTGCGCAAGCGTGCGGGCTCGGTCGCGGCAATCGATGTCTGATGGAGAGCCTGAACATGAGCGAACTCGTTCTGATCGAACCCGATGCGTACGGCACGAAAGGCGTCGTCGGGCTCACGCTGAATCGGCCCGATGCGTTCAACGCGTTATCGGAAGCGATGCTCGAAGCGCTCGAACGCGCGTTGCAGGATATCGCCGATTCGGATGCGCGCGTGGTCGTGCTCGCGGGCGCGGGCCGCGCGTTCTGCGCGGGTCACGACATCAAGGAGATGCGCGCCGAGCCCGCACTCGATTACTATCGCGCGCTGTTCGCACGCTGCTCGCATATGATGCTCACGCTCCAGCGCATGCCGCAGCCGGTGATCGCGCGCGTGCATGGCATCGCGGCGGCGGCGGGCTGTCAGCTCGTCGCGATGTGCGATCTCGCGGTGGCGTCGAGCGATGCGCGCTTCGCCGTATCGGGCGTGAATCTCGGGCTCTTTTGCGCGACGCCGGGCGTGGCGCTCTCGCGCAACGTATCGCGCAAGGCCGCGTTCGAAATGCTCATGACCGGCGAGTTCATCGATGCAGTCACGGCGCGCGAACGCGGCCTCGTGAATCGCGTCGCAGCGCCCGATGCGCTCGACGATGCCGTGCGCTCGCTCGCCGCCACGATAGCCGCCAAACCGCGTGAGGCCGTCGCGGCGGGCAAGGGGCTGTTCTATCGGCAACTCGAAAGCGGCATCGAAGACGCATACGCGCTCGCATCGGAAACGATGGCCTGCAACATGATGGAAGACGCCACGCTCGAAGGCACGCAGGCGTTCGTCGAGAAGCGGCCGCCGCGCTGGGACTGAACGCGTCAGCTCACGTGTTCGACCGGATGTTTTTCGAGCCACGCGTTCTCGTCATCGCTGTACAGACGAGAGCGCGTGAGAAAGCGCAACCCCGATGGACGCTCCAGCGAAAACATGCCGCCGTTGCCCGGCACCGCATCGATGATGAGTTGCGTGTGCTGCCAATACTCGTATTGCGATTCGGTCATGTAGAACGGCACGCCGCCGATCGCGCCGAGCTTCACGTCCGATCCGCCGACCATGAATTCCTTGACCGGAAAGCACATCGGCGCGCTGCCGTCGCAGCATCCGCCCGATTGATGGAACAACACCTCGCCGTGCTCGGCCTTGAGCTTGCCGATCAAGTCGATCGCGGCGGGCGTCGCGGTCACGCGCAGCACTTCCTGTTCGCTCATGATGTCCCCGTGGTTCGAGTCGGCCGCCGCCGCAAACAGCGGCGGCCTCACACGCTTTAGAAGAAGCCGAGCGGCTTGTCGCTATAGCTGACGAGCATGTTCTTCGTCTGCTGATAGTGGTCGAGCATCATCTTGTGATTCTCACGTCCGATGCCCGACTGCTTGTAGCCGCCGAACGCCGCGTGCGCCGGATACGCGTGGTAGCAGTTGGTCCACACGCGTCCCGCCTGAATCGCGCGGCCGAAGCGATAGGCGCGCGTGCCGTCGCGCGTCCACACGCCCGCGCCGAGACCGTAGAGCGTATCGTTCGCGATCTCGAGCGCCTCTTCTTCCGTCTTGAAGGTTGTCACCGACAGCACCGGCCCGAAGATTTCTTCCTGGAAGATACGCATCTTGTTGTGGCCTTTGAAGACGGTCGGCTTGATGTAATAGCCGTTCTTCAGCTCGCCGTCGAACGTGGCGCGCTCACCGCCGGAGAGGCACTGTGCGCCTTCCTGCTTGCCGAGACCGATATACGACAGGATCTTCTCCAGCTGCTCCTGCGATGCCTGCGCGCCGATCATCGTCTTCGTATCGAGCGGATGGCCCTGCGCGATCGCCGCGACGCGCTTCAACGCGCGTTCCATGAAGCGCTCGTAGATCGATTCCTGCACCAGCGCGCGCGACGGGCACGTGCACACTTCGCCCTGATTCAGCGCGAACATCGTGAAACCTTCGAGCGCCTTGTCGAAGAAACTGTCGTCGGCGTTCAGCACGTCTTCGAAGAAGATGTTCGGGCTCTTGCCGCCCAGTTCCAGCGTCACGGGGATCAGGTTCTGACTCGCGTACTGCATGATGAGACGGCCCGTGGTGGTCTCGCCGGTGAACGCGATCTTCGCGATGCGCTTGTTCGACGCGAGTGGCTTGCCCGCTTCCAGACCGAAGCCGTTCACGACATTCAGCACGCCCGGCGGCAACAGATCTCCGATCACTTCGAGCAGCACGAGAATCGACGCGGGCGTCTGCTCAGCCGGTTTCAGGACGACGCAGTTGCCCGCGGCGAGCGCCGGCGCGAGCTTCCACACGGCCATGAGGATCGGGAAGTTCCACGGAATGATCTGCCCGACGACGCCGAGCGGCTCATGGAAGTGATACGCGACCGTATCGTGATCGATCTCCGAGATGCCGCCTTCCTGCGAACGCGCCGCGCTCGCGAAATAGCGGAAGTGGTCGATTGCGAGCGGAATGTCCGCGGCCATCGTCTCGCGCAGCGGCTTGCCGTTGTCGATGGACTCGGCCAGGGCGAGACGCGGCAGGTTCTGCTCCATGCGATCGGCGAGCTTGAGCAGCACGTTCGCGCGATCGGTGACGGAGGTCCTGCCCCACGACACCTTCGCGGCATGGGCTGCGTCGAGCGCGGCTTCGATATCTGCTTCGCGCGAACGCGGAATCGACGTGAAGGGTTCGCCGGTGATCGGCGAGATGTTGTCGAAATACTCGCCGCCCGCGGGCGGCACCCACTTGCCGCCGATGTAGTTGCCGTACTGCTTTTTGTAGGGGTATTCGGTGCTCAGGAACTGCATCTCTGCGTGATTCATTTCTATGTGCTCCTCGCATGTCGACGTGAACGGGCCGGCACTGCCGAAGTCCGGCGCCGGTCGCTCTTGATTGCGAGTTCCATGCCATCGCGCGCGCGCTGGGCCGATGGACGGGAAAGCCGCATCGTCATGCGGCTTCGCGGCGCATCGTCAGGGTTTATACGAAGCCGATGTGAACTGTTCATATTCAGAACACTTGCCTCGCGTTGTAGCGATGCGAAACAGCGTCGCGCTCAGCCGAGAGAGCCGCTCGTGCTGCGGGCAAACGCTTATGGCACGAGTGTTCATATTGCAAAGCCTTTCACAGTTGTCTATGGTCATGCCCAGCCGTGGCAAAGCGCCGCACCCATATGTCGTTACATCGCATGTTTGGGCGGCGCGAAATGGCCATGTGCAGGGCGATGCGGACCGTGTCGCCAGGCGCATGAACCACGGCGGGCTGCTTCCCGGCGACCCCGGGCGGCACGTCAAGCAAACGATGAGCGCGCACGTGCATGCATGACGCGCCACGGAGACCACAATGAACAGCACGATCAAACAAGGGGCCGCGCACGGCCCGACAGGTTTCTTTTCCAAGGAGGCGACCATCGCCCGGCCCGGCTTCTCGCGCTGGATGGTGCCGCCGGCGGCTCTCGCTGTTCACTTGTGCATCGGACAGGCGTATGCGTTCTCAGTGTTCAATGCGCCGCTGACGAAGATCATCGGCATCACGAAGTCCGCGCCGGATGACTGGTCGCTGACCACACTCGGCTGGATCTTCTCGCTCGCGATCGTGTTTCTCGGCCTGTCGGCGGCGTTCGCCGGCAAGTGGCTGGAGAAGGTCGGCCCGCGCCGCACGATGTTCACCGCCGCGTGCTGTTTCGGCGGCGGCTTTCTCGTCTCGGCGCTCGGCGTCTACCTGCATCAGATCTGGCTGCTTTATCTCGGCTATGGCGTCATCGGCGGCATCGGGCTGGGGCTCGGTTACGTGTCGCCGGTGTCGACGCTGATCCGCTGGTTCCCGGACCGCCGCGGCATGGCGACCGGCATGGCGATCATGGGCTTCGGCGGCGGCGCGATGATCGCCGCGCCCGGCTCCGTCGCGCTGATGAACCACTTCAAGAGCGCGACCAGCGCCGGCGTGACCGAAACCTTCCTCGTGCTCGGCGTGCTCTACTTCATCTCGATGACGATCGGCGCGTTCGCGATCCGTATTCCGCCAGCGGACTGGAAGCCCGCCGGCTGGACGCCGCCCACGACCGCCAAGAAGATGATCACGAAGAACCACGTGCACATCGACCAGGCGCTGAAGACGCCGCAGTTCTATCTGCTGTGGCTCGTGCTGTTCCTGAACGTGACGGCGGGCATCGGCGTGCTCGGCCAGGCTTCGGTGATGATCCAGGAAAGCTTCAAGACGTCGATCACGGCGGGCGCGGCGGCGGGCTTCGTCGGGCTGCTTTCGCTCTTCAACATGGGCGGGCGCTTCGTGTGGGCGTCGGCGTCGGACTGGATCGGGCGGAAAAATACGTATTTCGTGTTCTTCGTGCTGGGCGCGGTGCTGTATTTCCTCGTGCCGCAATTCGCGGGCTCGGGCAACATCGCGCTCTTCGTGCTGGCTTACGGCCTGATTCTGTCGATGTACGGCGGCGGCTTCGCGACCATTCCCGCGTATCTCGCGGACATGTTCGGCACGGCGTTCGTCGGCGGCATTCACGGACGGCTGCTGACCGCGTGGGCCGCGGCAGGCGTGGCGGGACCGGTGCTCGTCAATTACGTGCGTGCGTATCAGGTGTCGCACGGCGTGGTCGGCGCAGAAGCGTACACGATGACCCTGCATATCATGGCCACGCTGCTCGTGATCGGCTTTCTCTGCAACCTGCTCGTCACGCGCGTGCATGAAAAGCATCACATGAACACGTCGGCGCAGGCCGCCGTTTGAGACTCTGGAGAGGAGATCCGCGATGAATACCCGCGTCAATACTCAGGAAGGCGGCTCGTCCAATAAAGGGCTGCTTCTGCTGTTCTGGGCATATGTGCTGATTCCGCTGGCATGGGGCGTGACGAATACGCTCACGCAGGCGGTCAAGCTGTTCCAGTAATTCGGCAGGAAGGTTTTCGCGCGCCGGAGGGCCGGTTCATGGATCGGCTCACGGCGCGCGTTTCATTTTGCGACGGAAAGACTATCCGGCGTCGCCTAGATGGGCCGGCAAATCCATCTGTTGACGGAGTATCCGCACGATCTGGATCGTATCCTCGGATTCCCTGAAGAAGATCACGTGCATTCCGACCAGGGCTTTACGGTAGCCGGTGCGAATGTGTTCCGCCGACAGACTCCGTTGGGCGCCCTTGCCGAGGCCACTGATCGTGTC includes:
- a CDS encoding OFA family MFS transporter is translated as MNSTIKQGAAHGPTGFFSKEATIARPGFSRWMVPPAALAVHLCIGQAYAFSVFNAPLTKIIGITKSAPDDWSLTTLGWIFSLAIVFLGLSAAFAGKWLEKVGPRRTMFTAACCFGGGFLVSALGVYLHQIWLLYLGYGVIGGIGLGLGYVSPVSTLIRWFPDRRGMATGMAIMGFGGGAMIAAPGSVALMNHFKSATSAGVTETFLVLGVLYFISMTIGAFAIRIPPADWKPAGWTPPTTAKKMITKNHVHIDQALKTPQFYLLWLVLFLNVTAGIGVLGQASVMIQESFKTSITAGAAAGFVGLLSLFNMGGRFVWASASDWIGRKNTYFVFFVLGAVLYFLVPQFAGSGNIALFVLAYGLILSMYGGGFATIPAYLADMFGTAFVGGIHGRLLTAWAAAGVAGPVLVNYVRAYQVSHGVVGAEAYTMTLHIMATLLVIGFLCNLLVTRVHEKHHMNTSAQAAV
- a CDS encoding acyl-CoA synthetase, with amino-acid sequence MTAGMYEEGLSKTAANFAALTPLNFIERAASVYPARPAVVHGDVRRNWAETYARTRRLASALVARGIGPGDTVAAMLPNTPEMVEAHFGVPMSGAVLNTLNTRLDAATLAYMLTHGEAKAVLVDREFADVMKKALTNVPQKVFVIDVDDPQYTGAGERIGEIDYEALLASGDPDYDWSPPSDEWNAICLNYTSGTTGNPKGVVYHHRGAYTNAISNVLEWDMPTHAVYLWTLPMFHCNGWCFPWTVAARAGVNVCLRRVEAKSIFDLIRNEGVTHYCGAPIVQNLLVNAPDEMKTGIEQKVNAMVAGAAPPAAMIEGMERMGFQLTHVYGLTEVYGPATVCAHQAEWSELDIGERARLNARQGVRYHLQDAVTVRDPISMERVPSDGETIGEIMFRGNIAMKGYLKNPAATEEAFRGGWFHTGDLAVEYPDGYVRIKDRSKDIIISGGENISSIEVEDVLYRHPAVNAVAVVAKPDERWGETPCAFVELKAGAHVSSQELIAHCKTQLAGFKVPRAIEFCELPKTSTGKIQKFELRKRAGSVAAIDV
- the adh gene encoding aldehyde dehydrogenase codes for the protein MNHAEMQFLSTEYPYKKQYGNYIGGKWVPPAGGEYFDNISPITGEPFTSIPRSREADIEAALDAAHAAKVSWGRTSVTDRANVLLKLADRMEQNLPRLALAESIDNGKPLRETMAADIPLAIDHFRYFASAARSQEGGISEIDHDTVAYHFHEPLGVVGQIIPWNFPILMAVWKLAPALAAGNCVVLKPAEQTPASILVLLEVIGDLLPPGVLNVVNGFGLEAGKPLASNKRIAKIAFTGETTTGRLIMQYASQNLIPVTLELGGKSPNIFFEDVLNADDSFFDKALEGFTMFALNQGEVCTCPSRALVQESIYERFMERALKRVAAIAQGHPLDTKTMIGAQASQEQLEKILSYIGLGKQEGAQCLSGGERATFDGELKNGYYIKPTVFKGHNKMRIFQEEIFGPVLSVTTFKTEEEALEIANDTLYGLGAGVWTRDGTRAYRFGRAIQAGRVWTNCYHAYPAHAAFGGYKQSGIGRENHKMMLDHYQQTKNMLVSYSDKPLGFF
- a CDS encoding oxalate:formate antiporter is translated as MNTRVNTQEGGSSNKGLLLLFWAYVLIPLAWGVTNTLTQAVKLFQ
- a CDS encoding type II toxin-antitoxin system RelE/ParE family toxin, which gives rise to MKSCLFTPAAIQDLDGIWDYTFDKWGPAQAERYARMIQDTISGLGKGAQRSLSAEHIRTGYRKALVGMHVIFFRESEDTIQIVRILRQQMDLPAHLGDAG
- a CDS encoding enoyl-CoA hydratase — its product is MSELVLIEPDAYGTKGVVGLTLNRPDAFNALSEAMLEALERALQDIADSDARVVVLAGAGRAFCAGHDIKEMRAEPALDYYRALFARCSHMMLTLQRMPQPVIARVHGIAAAAGCQLVAMCDLAVASSDARFAVSGVNLGLFCATPGVALSRNVSRKAAFEMLMTGEFIDAVTARERGLVNRVAAPDALDDAVRSLAATIAAKPREAVAAGKGLFYRQLESGIEDAYALASETMACNMMEDATLEGTQAFVEKRPPRWD
- a CDS encoding DUF779 domain-containing protein yields the protein MSEQEVLRVTATPAAIDLIGKLKAEHGEVLFHQSGGCCDGSAPMCFPVKEFMVGGSDVKLGAIGGVPFYMTESQYEYWQHTQLIIDAVPGNGGMFSLERPSGLRFLTRSRLYSDDENAWLEKHPVEHVS